Genomic DNA from Coleofasciculus chthonoplastes PCC 7420:
AAAAAGACGTATACAGAAAAGGCGCACTACTGACAGTGCGCCCTCGCTTATTCATTGATAACAGAGGCATAAGTTTGCGACTCCTGCCACAGTTTGCAGAGAAAAAACTCAGTGCGATCGCTCAGCTTGACCACAAAGACACCCTCTTCACCCTGGGGATTAGAGGTCATCCAAGTGCCTTTCAGGGTAACTTCGACATAATCAGCATCGCAAATCGACAGAGAAATCTCATCGATTATTTGTTGCCGAATCGCCTTTTCTAAGTCAGCCAAGTGAGGCATATCCACAGGCAGTAAAAACGAGGCGGTGCTAGATTCGACCCAGAGGCTGGACGCGGCTCGTAGAGCCAACATGACCCGGGCAGTCACCCATTCCTCTAGAGAACCCGCTAGACGCTCGAGGTAAAAGCTATTTTCGGTGTAGGTAAGTTTCAGCATGACCTGATATCTCCTATTATTCCAGGTGGACGTGCTGTTCGCGCCAGAACTGTTCGGCAAATGCCACAGTGGGATGCATAGGCGCTTTGGGCTGGGTGAGTAGAGTCATTCCCGCTTGCTGGGGTGTGCGATCGCCTTTTTGACTGTTGCACGATTGGCAGGCAGTAACTACATTGTCCCAACCATGGTTTCCGCCCTTAGAGCGGGGGATAACATGGTCGAGGGTGAGCCGTTTGGGGCTACCACAGTATTGGCAACGATGCTTGTCCCGACGTAAGACTTCCCGGCGATTTACGGGCGGGACTTTCCATACGCGATCGCAATTAGCTTTGGTCAAGCGAATCTGTTCGGGAACCAGCACGACTAAGCTGGGTGAATGCACCGGATATTCTTGACCCTTAAACCAATCTAGCGGTTCGGCTTTGCCCGTAATCAAAAGCGTCACCGCCCGCTTCATATTGACTCGACTGAGGGGTAGGTAGTTCTTGGAGAACACCACCACTGAACGCCTTAATCCGTCAGTTACACTCGTCACGATTTTTACTCCTTGTTATAAGAAACCCCGCTGCTGTTTGAGTCAGAGCGGGGGATTTGAAAAACGGTATGGTTTTCTTGTCCTATATCGGTACGGCTTGGATGCGCCTGTACCTCCCGCTGTTGTAATCCGGTTTTGGATTGATGGTTGTTAAATGCTCAGCCTCAGAATTAAAGAGGGTTCCGATTTGGGCTGTACCCTGTTCTATCCAGCGATATCCATCCCCAATAAAAAACTCCACCGACAAACCCGCTGAGCGCCAATCGCCGAGGCGACTGGTATCAGGGCAAGGGGTGGAGAAGGATAGATGAAGGCTCACAGGAGGTAATTTGTTTCAATACTGCTTTTTAAATACTACACTTGTATTACGAACCTGTCCACATTGTTGAGGAAAAAAACATGATACGTACTGCGCCTAGGACTTCAACCACTGACATGGAAGTCACCAGCATCCGCTTGGAGAGAGAGTTAAAGGAGAAGCTCAAAGATCTGTCAGGCAACCAAGGCTATCAAGCCCTGATTCGAGATATCCTCTGGAACTATGTCCAGCATAAGTCAGGCGATTATCGACCCAACTTTTCCGTCTACGATATCAGAGCCAGCATTCGGGCTACCGCGCAGCAAGAAGAACGGTGTGTACTCACGGGCAAGTTTATTCAACCCCAGGAACCCATGTTATTAGGACTGACGTTTAACGGCGATATGGTGCCCCTCAGTCTGGAGAGTATGCCGCAGGAGACATCTAGAGCTAAAGCAGCGCGTTAGGCATTCATCTAATGAAAATGCGCTGTAGGGACACGACATGTCGTGTCCCTACTATAAGTAAGTCCCCTTACAGTTCCTCAATCTCTTTTCTAGTAAATCCTGTTGCTTCTGTGATTGTGTCAATATCAGTTCCTTTTTGTTTTAATATTCTGGCTATGTTAATCTTTTCTTGCTGTTTGCCTTGCTCTATACCCTCCTCAATTCCCTCTAATCTTCCCTCTGAGCGCGAACCTTCGATTAGACTGACTTCATAACGCCGATTCTCCATAAATCTCAGGTAGTTCGCTCTTTCTTCTTCGCTCAAGCTATCGACGAGTAAATTTTCCTTCGCTTCCGCTAAACCTTGGGCTGTAAACTCCTCTTTGATTTGGCTCTTTTTCAAGAAATAGATCCATTCGTCTAAGGTCGTCTTAGCTACGTCGTTAAAGTTGTTGACTTTAATCACATAATATTCGGGAAAAATCTCATAGACATCTTGGATATTAAACAGCTTCTGCTGGTTTATTGATAGACCCAACCTGTCTTCTAAGTGAAGACCCCGAAAATCTAATGTCCCTTTGTAAATATAATCATCACCCTGTCCCAGAGAAAAGTAGACGACATTCACTGAATAAACTTTTTTGACCTTCCCATAAGGCTGCCCTTTTTCCAGGAAGTCAGTAATTAATCTCGCTGTGCCATAGAGCATCCGATGGAAATAATCTTGCTCTGTATTGTTTTGCACTTCAATGAGAATCAATTCCCCCTGGTCATTTTCAGCCAGAATATCGACTCGATTTAGCTTGTCATCCTCGGCTTGTTGATTGCTTTCACCTTCGAGGATTGATTGGATCTGGATGGGTTTCCCCAATAACTCACTCAAGAACCCTGCCAAAACACCATAATTAGCTTTGTTTCTCAGTAATTTTTTAATCGCCCAATCAAATCTGATGTGTGTTTGGGACATAACGGGATTGATGGAAACGTTTACCTAATCTATTGTGACAGATTTAGCCCTAATCATTCAAGATAATGGCTCTGTTGCCAATCTACTGGACTGACACAGCTAAAATTGTGGGATAGATTTACGGTTAAATTGGGCGCACGTCGGTGCGCCCCTACAATTCTAATCCACCAAATAAGGTGTGCCACGCCACTACGTTCCTTCGCGAACCATGACAGATTCTACCTTAGACTGCAACTTGGTATCAAAGCCTTCTCAAGAGCAGGAGAGAGGTTTGGAGAGAGGTTTTCCAGATCCCGACGAAAAGTAAGCCCTACTTACCCAAAAAAATCTCTGTGTCACCCACTCACCACTATTTAGTGCAAGAAGGTAGAATTTCTGCCTTGCGATAGTACAGCTTTGCCGATGAAGGGGTTAAGGTAAAGCTGTTGAAACGATTAGGCTGTAATGAGTTCAGACCCAAATAACACATCACCGGAACAGGAAAAGGCTCTAGAGCAAACTCCAACGGTTGACCCAAAGGATTTAGCAATGAAACCCGGTTATATTGCCGATCGCGATGCTGAGGAAACCGTAGACAATCCAGCTGTAACCCCGCAAATGCCCAATGATCCCAGTGATGATCGGGGAGATTTAAGGCGGGATTGACGACAACGGAATTTCCCTGATCTCAGACGTTCCGGTGGAACGTCTCTACTGATTGGTTATTTTAGAGGCGCTCTAACTAATCGGGTTACCGACAATAGGGAGACTCAATCGGAACAAATGCTAAACCGTAATGTCGGTTACTACAGGGTACAACCTGTACTAATAATCCTGGCGGATTCCAGCGATTACCATTCGGTTCAAACTTAATGGTTCCGGTTGCTCCTTCTGCACTAAAGTTAGAAGCCATTAATGTTTCTTTCATGCCTATGCGTGTAGGTTTATCTTGCATGGCTAAAGCTTGCCTGTGGGCACGAGCCGCATCATAGGTGAGAGCCGTTCTCGCACTAACCTCTCCTCCCCACAAGTCACGAGCGTTTTGAATGAATTCTTGATTGGGACTACTCAAGCCCAGCCAAGGCGAAAATAAAACGAACTTGTCAAAGGGTTTTAAATCGGCAATGGCGAGACTCTTCGGACCGTAGAGAGACCAGCTTCCTACTATCCAATTATCACCATTATTAACCTTGACCAAATCAATGGCATGGAAAAGAGAATCCGTCACTTGACCATCTGGAAGTAAAACCAAGGCTGTTTCCCCAGCTTGTTGGTTGACTTCAGTAATAGCTTTTTCGACATTGAAATTCTTCTTCGACAAATTAAACTCTTTTACGTTAACAACTGTTCCGCCCTTTTCTTTGAACCGAGTTTCAAACTCCTGTCGCAGCGAGCTGGTGAAGGGGCTATTGGGATTGTAAAAGACAACCGCTTGTTTTTGACCCGCTTCGTTACGTAGGTAATCGGCTAAATACTTTGCCTCCACTCGATTACTATGAACAGTCCGAAAAAAACATCTTTCGGCTCTTCTGTCAGTTCTTCAGTAGTCGTACCCGGAGATATCACGACCAATTTGTTTTCTTGGTAAACATCAATCGCGGCTACCGTTGACTCGCTAGTGTAGTGTCCGACAACACCCAGAATCTCTTGCTGTTTCACCAGTGCCTCTGCCCTTTGCTTGGCGGCTTCTGTATCATTACTATCATCAGTTATGACAACTCTCAGACCTATCTGATTCTTAATCGCTTGCTTGGGCAGAAACTTATAGCCGGGAAAGTTCTCAACGAGTTTTTCCTTACCCTCAAAGAGACCCAAGTTGACTTCCGTTTGTAATTGGGCAACGCCCCTCAAAATTTCTTGAGCTAATTCTGAATCGGTTACGGATGTAGATTCATTCTGCCTTTGAATCACGGGAACGACAGCAGCAATGGTGTAGAATTTTGCGCCTTGGGCTTGCAGCAGCGCATTGTTTAAGTAAATTAATGTTTCCGGGTCTCTGTTCTCTTTCTGCCATGATTTCTCAAGCAACTCAATCGCTTCTGTATACTTCGATTCCGCTAATAATTTGACCCCCCTTTCCTTTAACCGTGGGGGTAAACGTTGCAGCAGAATTTCTTCTCCACAACTTATCGAGTCCCCCTGATGGGGAGGACAAGTTTTCCCCGGTTCTATGGCAAGTTTATCAAAGCTCATCAGTGTAGATAAAACGACGGCTAATCCCAAGCCAAATCTTAAACCAAGCCTTTGCCACTTATTCCTTGGTGGAGTCCAGGTAAAAGAAGCGGCAGTTGGATGTTGATACATCACAGGTAACCAGGTCGCGTAAGGCAGTCGATCCTCTATCGATTCCAGTCTTTTTCTGGCGATACTAACTGCATTCTGAAGGGAGACACCCTGGGAAAAGTTCTCGATAAAAAAGGTCAGGAATTTATGGGCGACTTCATCGGGTACGGGTTCTCTCATCACAATGACTTGGGGAATCTTTAAGTCAGCTAACACCTTAGCTAACCCCAATCCGTCACAGCTATTAAAAATAGCTAAACTCAAACGTTTTTTTATGGCAGTTGATAGAGCGTTTTGTAACTCATCAACGGTCAGACTTTCCGTTTCATTCAGATAAAGTCTACCTGTGCTACCATCCCCTTCGGTAGAACTATGACCCGCAAAGAAGAAGATATCCCACCCTTGTTCATCGTGAAGCCTATTTTCTAACTGATCTCGTGTCGGTTTCTGAAGCAAGCAGGAATCTATCCCCGGTGTTTTCTTTAAAACTTGTTCGTCAAAGATGATATCGATTCCATCATTTTTGCCGAAAATAGCTAAGAGTCTGATTTGGTTTTTTAGTTGTTTTTGTCGAATTGCCTGATACTCAAACGTACTTAAGATAATTTCAACCGAACCGTGACGTTCCCAAAAATCCCAGAGATGCCAAGGTAATTGCTGAAGCTGAGGGTTGTCAGTCTGAATCAAGACTCGAATGTCATTGTCTTTATAGTTATTTAACTGAACGGCTAAATTCTCCCGGATGCGATGAAATTCATTGGATGTCGCGTTGAGCCATTGGTTGATCTTCTCTTTCAACTGATCCGCGACTTGTTGACAGTCCTCTCTAGAGGTATTGTAATCAGGGAGTTCTTCTAAGCGGGGACTGCGGTAAATTTCCTCAAGTTGGCGATAATTGGTCTGCCAATGTTGATAGAGTTGGGTAATCTCAGGGTTAGCCGGTAAACGTCCGCTAATTCTCCCTTGGTAAGAGTAACCTTTCTCCCCCCATTCCAGGATGACTCGAATTCCCCTGTCAACATCACCATCAAGGGTTAAACATACCACTCGACTCATTACCGACTCCTTTCACTCTCAACGCCGTTAGACCGCAAAGTTTTCGGTGAAGCTGGCTTCTGCCAACGATAATTTTAGCGTAAACTGTTCTTTGAGTTTACCGCGAAATCGTTTGGTGAGTATAGTCGAATTGATCCTGGCTGAACGTTCGGAAAACACTTGTCCGGCTTCATCAATTATGCTCAAGGTTAGACCCAGGGGGAGAGTTTCGCGATCGCGGGGATGAATTTGCACTTCGATATCAATTTTTTGCTCAACGGCTTCGGTTAAACTGACAACTAAGTCTAGGGCGTAATCCGTCTGGTTTGTGCCTAAGTTTATGGGTTTAACCCCTGTCACTCTAGGCTTTTTCATCCCCAATCGACTTGGAAAACTCTCTGAGTCTCTTCCTTGCTTATTTTTGTGGGAAACAGGAGTGACTTGACTTGGATTTGGCATAAAACGCCATGCGGGTTGCGGTGCTGAAGGTTTAAACGCTTCGGTAAAATTTTGCCAACCTTTTTCAAAGATATTCTCAAACCACTGACTCAAGTTGATTAGTGTCGTCAGGGTTTCTATCTCCTCCAGAAAATCTTCCAGCGAACCTAACTGAATGAACGGTAACTCTGATGTTTTCACCGTTTTGGCAAATCCCAGTAGTGTTCCTTCGGTAAGGGATTCGTTGAACTGCACAACTAAATAGCCAATCTGGTTTTCCCTAACTTCAGCAGGAATCTTAACCACTTGGGACTCTGAGCCGACCGGAATGCACTTTAGCGTCCCTATATTTTTGAGTGATAAATCGGCAACCTCTGGAGAAGTTGATGCCACTAAATCTTGGCTACACCTTTCTAGTAAATTTGTCTCAATACCCATACACTGACAGTAAAAATTGACAGTATGTACGGTCAAAGTATTGAAATAAACTTGTTGCGCTATTTCGGGATTAGACTGCTGTTTTGCCGACTGGTTCGCTAGATAATGTACTGATTTAGTTAACGCTACACTAAATGTTTCTTTTGGCACTATTTCATTCATGATTAATGTCTTTAACTAATATAATTAATACAAATATTCTCGCAAATGGGAAGAAAACCGAGTCAAGCAACGGTCGTAGAATCGACTGAGAGTTGACAGTGGGATTTTTAAATGCTCGGATAATTCTCGCCATGAATATCCTTCAATTCTCTTGATCACTAAATATTGAAAATTTACCTCGGTATGATTCGAGATGTGTGTGGTTTGAAAAAGACCGTCTGGATCTTCTTTGATCCAGAATATGATCTCCGAGGATAAAAGAGGATTTAATTCTGATTCTACAAGCTGTTCTAGGTTTTCAGTCCACAGTCTTTTAGTCGAACAATGGCTTTGTTTAACAAAGGAGCTGAATATCTCATTAATCGCGTCAATAAATCGTCTTTTCATGATGAAATTAACCCATGCTATTACCTCTCCTCGATTCGGATCATACCCATCAATATTTTGACAGATATAAAGAAACGTGCGATTGCAGGCGGAACTATAAATGTCCTCATACAAGCCAGGAAACTGACCCGAATAGGGACGACAAAGTTGACCGGAACGCTGAATGGCATTGACTAACCGGGTTAACGCTATTTGCCGCATCTTCGTATTTGCAGGATGCTGCTGTGCTTTGATGGCTAGCTGCCTGAGTTCTTTATTGAGTTGCTGATTACCCACCATAATATCAAGACACTCGAATTCCTTTAACTCGGGTTGATCAAATCATCTGCTTTGATCTAGTAGTCGGGTCAATGGTGAGACGATTATGCCAAACTCCAGTTTTTGTTACAAAACTTAACACTATTCCCGATTTACTCCCCATTGTCTCACCCTTGTGCAGAAAAAAGCGGCTTCTGGGACGAATAGAAAAATACAAGCGCGAAATTCAATCTTGACTATGAAAGCGAATTATCAGAGGTTGGCGTTAATTGGTGGTCCAGTTCTAGCAACGATTGTGTTTGTCTGGCTGCGGCTGGTGAATCAATCCCTGGATGAGTGCTGGACTGCAGCCGTAACCGTACTCTGTGCCGTCTGGTGGTGCTTCGAGCCAATCCCGATTCCGGCTACGTCGCTAATCCCGTTTGCGGTGTTTCCCGGCGCTGGTGTGCTGAGCGACAAACAGGTAGCCACTGCCTATGGTCATCACCTGATCATGTTACTACTCGGCGGATTTATGCTTTCGACGGCGATTGAGAAAAGCGGAGTCCATCGTCGTCTAGCTATTGGGATGGTGCGTCTAGTGGGCAGGGATGGGGGCAAAACTCTCGTGCTAGGATTCATGCTGGCTTCAGCCCTACTGAGTATGTGGGTATCGAACACCGCCACAACACTGATGCTGCTACCAATAGCCGTAGCGGTACTAGAGCAGTGTGCCAATCGACGGCTGGAAGTGCCGTTACTCCTGGGAATCGCCTATGGAGCAAGTGTTGGCGGGATTGGTACTCCTATCGGTACGCCGCCTAATGTCATTTTTCTTGCCCAGTACGAAGAAATTACCGGCAAGGTTTTCAGTTTTCTAGACTGGATGAAATTGGGTGTACCTGTCGTCGTGTTAATGGTGCCTTTAACTTGGCTGTGGCTGACGCGGCATTTGCGGGGTAAATCAACGCTGGAACTCCCCACACTCAATCCTTGGAGCGCTGCCGAAAAACGGGTACTGATTATCTTTGTGATCACGGCTCTAGCCTGGAGTACGCGCATTGAACCCTTTGGTGGCTGGAGTCGGCTGTTGGGTACGCCAGAAGTGGGGGACAGTACGGTGGCACTGTTCATGGTTGTGGTTATGTTCATCCTACCTGATGGTCAAGGGGGTAAACTACTCGACTGGGAAACAGCGGAGCGCATACCCTGGGGTTTACTCATTCTCTTTAGCGGCGGGATTGCCATTGCCAATGCCTTCTCGGCTTCAGGTTTAAGCGAGTCTTTGGGACAATTGCTATCGAATCTGTCAGTTTTGCCGATGCTGTTAACACTGGCACTTATTTGCCTAGTTGTCACCTTTCTGACTGAAGTCACTAGCAATACAGCAACAACCACCCTGCTGATGCCAATTTTGGGTGCAGCGGCATTGGCTGCAAAATTAGAGCCAACCCTGCTGATGATTCCTGCCACGATTAGTGCTAGTTGTGCTTTTATGCTGCCAGTCGCTACAGCTCCCAATGCGATTGTCTACAGTACAGGAAAGTTCCCTATCAGTCGCATGGTACGTGAGGGTTTGGTGTTGAATTTTTTCGGCACATTGGTGATTACTCTGCTCTGTTATTCCCTGCTTGAGATCAATTAATCAGTTACAAGGAAATGTAGCGTCTCAGTGACTCAGAATAACTTGAAAGACAAGATTTTAAGCAGGTCAAATCGGATTATGTTTAATTCTCGACAACTTCACCGAATCGCCATTGTAATCATGGCAGTTTTCGTGACGATTCTAATTCCAATCACCCATTCAACTGCATCAGACATTCCCTTCTACTGGGATTCCATCAATGTAGAAATGGATGTTCAACCCAATGGTGATATGTGGGTAACAGAAACACAGCATTATGTTTTTACCGATGATTACACCAACGAACGATATCGCTACATTCCTCTGAACAAGGTGGATGAAATTACCGATGTTACGGTTACCGAGAACGGGCAACCTTTAGCAACGACGACAGGAATTGAAAACAATCAACTTTGGATTCGCTGGCAGCATCCTCTGAATCCACCTGAATCTCATGTTTTTGTACTCAAGTATCGCGTCATCGGCGGGATACAAGTCAATGGTGACAAAACCCAGGTTTACTGGAAAGCCATTTTTGCGGAGCGCCAAGTACCTGTTCTATCAGGTACAGTTAGCGTTCACTTACCCGAAGTCCTCTCAGGTAAAGTCCTCAGTTATACAGCCTATGGAATTCCCGCTACTCGTCGAAGTCTTAATGGTAAAACCTTTGAATTTGTTGCCAGTCAATTATTACTACCTGGACATGAACTCGAAGTGCAAATTATCTTTCCCTCATCGGTTTTGAATCTTCCTCAACCTCAATGGCAGCAATTTAAACAATTTTTCGTCTATATGCTCTGGAGTTTGCCATTCATTGGTCTGGCTATCAGAAAAGTTCTTGCCCACCTATGTCCGCGTTGTAGAAAGCTAACGATGAGCAAAACTCGGTCAACGTCCTATTTGTCCTATTTTAGGGGTAGAGGGCGAGTGACTTACTATTACTATTGTCCAAACTGTTTTTATCATCGCACATCTAAAAAGGCTATCTCTTGGGGTGGTGGGGATGGCGGTGATGGTGGCGGTGGCGGTGGTGGTGGTGGTGGTGGTGGTGGCGGCGGTGGTGGCGGAGGTGGCGGTGGCGGTGGCGGAGGTGGAGGTGGCGGTGGCGGTTAAACTAAAGTGCCACGCCAAGTTAACGCTTGTTCGCTTCAATATGAGTACATCATACCAGCCGATAAATCAGCACCCACCTATGCTAGCCAGTGCAAAAACCTGACTCAAGCCAAAAAAGACATCCCTGAACTCAAGCAAGTACATTCGCAGGTGTTGCAACAAACCCTCAAGCGGTTACAGTTAGCGTTTAAAGGAATGTGGGGTATAAGACATGATTAATCAACTCTTGAATGATCGCTACCGTATTCAATCCATGCTCGGTCGCCAAAGAGGGCGGAGGACGTTTTTGGCGAGTGATTTACAAACCCATTCGCCCGTTGTGATCAAATTACTTTTGCTTGATCCGGATTTTACTTGGGAGGATCTGAAACTGTTTGAACGAGAGGCAAAAACTCTCAAGGCTCTTGATCATCCATTAATTCCTCAGTATCTTGACTCCTTTGAGGTTGATACCCAGTTAGGCAAAGGGTTCGCCCTAGTGCAGAGTTACATTGAGGCGCGATCGCTCCAGGACTGGATGCAAGTTGGGCGTCACTTCAGTGAAGCAGATCTCAGGGCAATTGCCCAGGAATTATTAAAAATTTTGGATTACCTCCACACCCACCAACCACCTGTTATTCATCGGGATATTAAGCCAAGCAATATTCTGTTGGGCGATCGTAGTGGGAATAGTCTTGGTCAAATCTATCTCGTTGATTTTGGCTCAGTGCAAACGGTAGCAGATGGTGGCACGATTACAGTCGTCGGTACCTATGGTTATATGCCACCTGAGCAGTTTGGTGGCAAGACAATTCCTGCCTCAGATTTGTATAGCTTGGGTGCTACATTAATTGACTTGCTAACTAGAACCCATCCCGCTGATTTACCCAGCCGCAACGGTTGTATTCGGTTTGAGGGGGAACGACTCGCCAGTAAGCCGTTCCAAACCTGGCTTAAATTACTAATTCAACCCGATCTTAGTCAGCGATTCAAGAATGCTCGGTCAGCCTTGGATGCTTTACAAAAGGAGCAACTGACACTACAGTCCTTAGCAAAGGTTCACGTAAAGCCTAGGGGTAGCCGAGTTGTTCTAACTAAAACGGATGACCAACTACAAATTGTTATTCCTCCGCTTCCCCTTAAACAGAAACTCCAAGTTATTTTTTCTGGGTTGAAGCAAACGAGCTTCTGGTGTCTTCTCTTACTGTTAGGCTTTTGGAAACTTGAAACTTTATTATTGGTTGCACCATTTACGCTGTGGATAGTTTCGTCAATATGGATAAAGATTATTGGCAAAATATTTGAAGAGATTCAGTTGTCCATTGAGCCAAGAGAGATTTACTTAACTAGGAACTGGTTAGGTATTAAAAAAAGATATTCATCACCAACCAAAGATATCATCAAACTTGAGCGCGTCACCTACAAAGAATACTTCGACACCATGCAAAAGACCAGTAAGCCAAAACTTCTGTATAGTGGACTGAATATCTGGGTAGGGAATCAATGTTATGCACTAGAAAAAGGTTCGTTGATTGGGGGAATACGCCAATTGACTCCAGTGGAGCTAGACTGGCTAGCCGTTGAGTTGAGTGATTGGTTGGATTTGCCCATTCAAACAGCCGGGGAAGTCCCTATCTTAGGTAATCAAAGTGGGATATCCACTGAGGTAATAAATACGGAGTCCAATTTCAGAGACAATACCTCAGACATAGACAGTGCCTCAGAGAATGATTTATCCAACCTCTGGTTCTTTTTTTGAAGAAGATTGACTTCACCGCCTAATTGCACAACCAGTGCTTGGGTTCCGGCTAATGTCCCGACGTCAAAGTCACCTTATACTGGACTACCCATCCGTGCTAAATAAACTTTATCGTAATAGGAAATGAAATCTTATGGTCATAACTCGCAAAAACCTGTGGGACTGATTGGGCAAATTGGCTGTGGTATAGGATTGTCTTTAAGGTGAAGCCTCCTCAGATTGGTAAGTCCAGACAGAGGACTAACATCTGTTATTTGGTTAGAGTTGAGGTTAAGCACAGTCAGATTGGTAAGTCCAGACAGAGGACTAACATCTGTTATTTGGTTAGAGTTGAGGATAAGCCCTCCTAGATTGGTAAGTCCCGACAGAGGGCTGATATCTGTTATTTGGTTATTGTCAAGGATAAGTATAGTCAGATTGGTAAGTCCAGACAGAGGACTGATATCTGTTATTTGGTTATTGTCAAGGATAAGATAATTCAGATTGGTAAGTTCCAACAGAGGGCTGATATCTGTTATTTGATTAGAGTTGAGGTAAAGCGCATCCAGATTGGTAAGTCCAGAAAGAAGACTGATATCTGTTATTTGATTAGAGTTGAGGTAAAGCGCATCCAGATTGGTAAGTCCAGACAGAGGACTGATATCTGTTATTTGGTTATTGTTGAGGTAAAGCGCATCCAGATTGGTAAGTCCAGACAGAGGACTGATATCTGTTATTTGGTTATTGTTGAGGTAAAGCGCATCCAGATTGGTAAGTCCAGACAGAGGACTGATATCTGTTATTTGGTTATTGTTGAGGTAAAGCGCATCCAGATTGGTAAGTCCAGACAGAGGACTGATATCTGTTATTTGGTTATCACTGAGGATAAGCACAGTCAGTGAGGTAAGTCCAGAAAGAGAACTGATATCTGTTATTTGATTAGAGTAGAGGATAAGCACAGTCAGTGAGGTAAGCCCAGAAAGAGGACTGATATCTGTTATTTGGTTATTGTTGAGGTTAAGCACAGTCAGATTGGTAAGTCCAGACAGAGGACTTACATCTTTTATTTGGTTACCACCGAGGATAAGCCCAGTCAGTGAGGTAAGTCCAGAAAGAGGACTGATATCTGTTATTT
This window encodes:
- a CDS encoding sigma-70 family RNA polymerase sigma factor, yielding MVGNQQLNKELRQLAIKAQQHPANTKMRQIALTRLVNAIQRSGQLCRPYSGQFPGLYEDIYSSACNRTFLYICQNIDGYDPNRGEVIAWVNFIMKRRFIDAINEIFSSFVKQSHCSTKRLWTENLEQLVESELNPLLSSEIIFWIKEDPDGLFQTTHISNHTEVNFQYLVIKRIEGYSWRELSEHLKIPLSTLSRFYDRCLTRFSSHLREYLY
- a CDS encoding ABC transporter substrate-binding protein, giving the protein MEAKYLADYLRNEAGQKQAVVFYNPNSPFTSSLRQEFETRFKEKGGTVVNVKEFNLSKKNFNVEKAITEVNQQAGETALVLLPDGQVTDSLFHAIDLVKVNNGDNWIVGSWSLYGPKSLAIADLKPFDKFVLFSPWLGLSSPNQEFIQNARDLWGGEVSARTALTYDAARAHRQALAMQDKPTRIGMKETLMASNFSAEGATGTIKFEPNGNRWNPPGLLVQVVPCSNRHYGLAFVPIESPYCR
- a CDS encoding HNH endonuclease, producing MTSVTDGLRRSVVVFSKNYLPLSRVNMKRAVTLLITGKAEPLDWFKGQEYPVHSPSLVVLVPEQIRLTKANCDRVWKVPPVNRREVLRRDKHRCQYCGSPKRLTLDHVIPRSKGGNHGWDNVVTACQSCNSQKGDRTPQQAGMTLLTQPKAPMHPTVAFAEQFWREQHVHLE
- a CDS encoding Rpn family recombination-promoting nuclease/putative transposase; the encoded protein is MSQTHIRFDWAIKKLLRNKANYGVLAGFLSELLGKPIQIQSILEGESNQQAEDDKLNRVDILAENDQGELILIEVQNNTEQDYFHRMLYGTARLITDFLEKGQPYGKVKKVYSVNVVYFSLGQGDDYIYKGTLDFRGLHLEDRLGLSINQQKLFNIQDVYEIFPEYYVIKVNNFNDVAKTTLDEWIYFLKKSQIKEEFTAQGLAEAKENLLVDSLSEEERANYLRFMENRRYEVSLIEGSRSEGRLEGIEEGIEQGKQQEKINIARILKQKGTDIDTITEATGFTRKEIEEL
- a CDS encoding alr0857 family protein, whose amino-acid sequence is MLKLTYTENSFYLERLAGSLEEWVTARVMLALRAASSLWVESSTASFLLPVDMPHLADLEKAIRQQIIDEISLSICDADYVEVTLKGTWMTSNPQGEEGVFVVKLSDRTEFFLCKLWQESQTYASVINE
- a CDS encoding ABC transporter substrate-binding protein, yielding MSRVVCLTLDGDVDRGIRVILEWGEKGYSYQGRISGRLPANPEITQLYQHWQTNYRQLEEIYRSPRLEELPDYNTSREDCQQVADQLKEKINQWLNATSNEFHRIRENLAVQLNNYKDNDIRVLIQTDNPQLQQLPWHLWDFWERHGSVEIILSTFEYQAIRQKQLKNQIRLLAIFGKNDGIDIIFDEQVLKKTPGIDSCLLQKPTRDQLENRLHDEQGWDIFFFAGHSSTEGDGSTGRLYLNETESLTVDELQNALSTAIKKRLSLAIFNSCDGLGLAKVLADLKIPQVIVMREPVPDEVAHKFLTFFIENFSQGVSLQNAVSIARKRLESIEDRLPYATWLPVMYQHPTAASFTWTPPRNKWQRLGLRFGLGLAVVLSTLMSFDKLAIEPGKTCPPHQGDSISCGEEILLQRLPPRLKERGVKLLAESKYTEAIELLEKSWQKENRDPETLIYLNNALLQAQGAKFYTIAAVVPVIQRQNESTSVTDSELAQEILRGVAQLQTEVNLGLFEGKEKLVENFPGYKFLPKQAIKNQIGLRVVITDDSNDTEAAKQRAEALVKQQEILGVVGHYTSESTVAAIDVYQENKLVVISPGTTTEELTEEPKDVFFGLFIVIEWRQSI
- a CDS encoding DUF1822 family protein, whose protein sequence is MNEIVPKETFSVALTKSVHYLANQSAKQQSNPEIAQQVYFNTLTVHTVNFYCQCMGIETNLLERCSQDLVASTSPEVADLSLKNIGTLKCIPVGSESQVVKIPAEVRENQIGYLVVQFNESLTEGTLLGFAKTVKTSELPFIQLGSLEDFLEEIETLTTLINLSQWFENIFEKGWQNFTEAFKPSAPQPAWRFMPNPSQVTPVSHKNKQGRDSESFPSRLGMKKPRVTGVKPINLGTNQTDYALDLVVSLTEAVEQKIDIEVQIHPRDRETLPLGLTLSIIDEAGQVFSERSARINSTILTKRFRGKLKEQFTLKLSLAEASFTENFAV